GGTGCGAAAATGGTATGAAGCCTTCTGAGAATGTTGTTCGGGAGGTCTGGGAGGAATCAGGTTATCAAACCAGAGCTGAGCAGCTTCTCGCAGTTTTCGATAGAGACAGCCAAGGCCATTTTCCTCCTTATCCGTTCAATATCTACAAATTGTTTTTCCGTTGCAGAATAGTCGGCGGAAAGCCCGAAGCCAGCGAGGAAACCTCAGATGTAGCATGGTTCAGCAAAGACCAAATCCCGCCCCTCTCTTCCCAGAGGACTACAGAAAAACAACTGAAGCTTTTCTTTGATATGGCAGGAAGCCAAGAACTCGGAACCTATTTCGACTGATTCGATATCATTACATCTGCAATACCCTTCAGAAGGAACGCTCCGCCCGGAGCGGGGAAAACGTAAAATGTTTCACCAAGAGGTATTACGCCGTTTTGAATTATATAGAGCGTGTAGTATATCAAAGCGCAGATTATCGTAATACTTCCGCCTAAGATAGGTCTAGTCCAGCCGAGAACCATCCCCACAACGATTCCAACTGGAAAAAAGATAAACATTACAATAGCCATTGCTGACATACCTTCAAAACGAAGCCCTCTGTCAGCAGTGAGGGCTGTAATCAAGATAATAACAGCAACACTTGAGAGTCTTGCGGCTATTTCAAGAAAATTGCGAAATTTTTCAGCATTCGTGGCCATAACTACCTAGATTTAAATAACACTGCTAATCCCAAAATTCAAGTTTCCCGTTCTTGAAGTAAAATTTCCTCTCGTTGAACAAGCCCTCCGTCCAAACCTCAAACATTTCGCCCTGGTCGTTTTCAAATTCGTTGATGTTTGTAGGTTCGCCTCTGCTCGCTTTGAACTGCTCCTTTGTCATTCCCTTTTTATAACTGCCCTGGAGGATCAGTTCTTTCATATCTTTGCTCAGAAAATGTGATTTTACATAATCCATTCTTCGCTTATTCTGCTTCTTAAGGTACTCCGAGGAAGCATTAAGTTCGCGTTTTTCAAGCTGTTCGGGATTGTGGTTGTATTGCTTCTGGATATATTCTTCTATCCTTTTTTTGTCGCCTTCATCTACAGCCCTGCTGTGCAGATTCCAAAGCTCCTGTTCGGTTTCAGCATTAGCGATCGCTTTGCTGAGGGGAAGGTCTATAGTTCCCTGCTCTGTTACAACTGTATAATGATTCTCGCAGCCGAGGAGAACCAGGAATGCTGTGATTAGTATTAACGCTCTTGTCATAATTAGTACCTTCGAAAATCAGGACGCTATTATAAGGGTGAATATTTATATTTCAAGTTACTTATATTAAACATAAATTAATTTTAGCTTATTTGCGGAAACAGCATCGCCTCAGAGAATTCCATCTGGAAATCGGTATCAACAGAAAGCTCAACGTGTTTAATCTCCCTGCAGTCTATTTCGAGCTTTTCTTTTGCGGAGCTGTCCAGCAGAACCCTTTTAACGCCTGCAAGAGCCGCATTCCCGATGCTGCTGATTCTTGAAACGCAGCCAGTAGATTCGCACGGAAGCAAACCCGCTCTGCACGCATTTTCAACATTCAGAAAGGCCCCAAACCCCCCTGCAAGGAGAACCTCGTCTAATTGAGAAAATTTCAGACCTCTCCTTTTAAGAAGAATGTTTATACCGGCTCTTATAGCCCCTGCCGCAAGCTGAAATTCCCTTATATCCCTTTGTGTTATTGATACGTGTTTAGAGCCCGAATCGCTCAAAACAAATTCCATTTCCCCGTTTTTCTTCTGAATCCTTGACTGAATTCCGTCCGGAAAGCTTTCAGGCTTATCGGTGAAATGCCCCATCATATTGATTACCCCCGCTTCAAGCATGCAGGCTATTGCATCTATAAGCCCGCTGCCGCAAATACCTTCCGGCTCCCCGCTTCCGATGCAGCCGCAGTTTATATCGCCTCCGTCAAGGCTGCATTCATCAACAGCTCCGGTGTCTGCACGCATCCCGCAGGAGATCTTAGCACCCTCCAGCGCAGGACCGGCAGCAGTCGAGGCGGCGGTTATTTCGCCGTAATTGTTCAGCACAATCTCCCCGTTTGTTCCAATATCAACGAGAAGCTGAAGCTTCTGCTTTTCGCTGTTTAAGTTTGCAGCTGCTATGCAGGCAGTGGTATCTCCTCCGAGAAATCCCCCTATAACAGGCATAAGATAAACATCTCCTTCAGGGAACAAGTTTTTCAGGCCAACCTCCTTTGCCTTTAGCAGAGTGCCTCTTCCAAGGACATTTATAAACGGAATCTTTCCCAAATTTGAACAGTTTATACCCGCAAAAAGCTGGAGCATTGTTGTATTCCCCGCAACGAAAAGAGAATACACCGTTTCCGGCTCAATCCCTGATCTCACGCAAAGCCGGCTGATAAGTTCATCTATCTGCGAAACAATCACATCAGAAATATCCTTGAGATTCTCGCTGCTCTGTGAGCTGTAGTTTATTCTGGAAAGAACATCTGCCCCGTATCCGCCCTGTTCATTACCCGCAGAGACAGAATCAACAGATTCACCCGTACTTAGATTCACAAGCTCTCCCGCTATTGTTGTGGTTCCAATATCGAAACATACCGCAAATAAGGACTGCGAGGCTTGCCCTCTTTTGAGTGTTAGAATTTGGCTGCCCACCATTACCGCCCTGAAAGAATCTTCCCCGCTCGCTGTTATATCTGCTAATTCTCTCAAAATTGATAAATCATAACTCGCTCCGGGGAGCTTTTCCTCAAGGAGGCCGGAATAGCTCTTCTCGCAGCCGAGCTCGAGCTTTGGAATCTTAACATCTTTAACGCCAAGAGCTGGCTGAAACTTCAATTCCCCATTTAGTACCCCAGTTGATAATATCTTTGATTCGGTCTTTTTTTCTTCGGCTTGAACTGCCAAATCACCTTCCGGAACAGCCTTGCAAGCCAGCCTGAAGCCTTTTTCAAGCTCTTCAGGTGAAAGGAATTTTCTCTCTTCCGCAGTGATCCGGGTTTGGCCTGATTTGATAAGAACTCTGCATTTTCCGCATAAGCCCATACCGCCGCAAGGTGAATTGATGTACACGCCGGCCTTCTTGGCAGCATCAAGGACTGTTTCCCCCCTGTTTATATGCACGCTGTGTTTGTGATTTAAAAATTTAACCTGAATTAAGGAATCTTCCATTTTTGATTAACCTCGATTTATTCGCCCTGTTTTAATAAACGACATTCCGCATATTAACCAATTCAACTTAGGAGTCAACCACAATTAACAAGCCTCAGGTAAAAGTCGATTAAATCTTCAGGCCTGTTTTAGCGGCCCTATTCTACGGCTATTTCGATAACGTTAACAGAAAAAAATAAAATTTCCCAAATCCCTAAATCCACTCGCCATTTTGGAGAACTATTCCGGAAACACTGTCAAGTGTAAACACTTGATTTAACTGTTTTTTTCCGCTTGAAGAATTTTTGCTGTACGTTTCTTGCAACAATATGGTAAATTAAATTTCACAGTGTTGTAGTGTAAGATATAGGGCTCTGTGAAAAGCAGATTTGCTGACGCTTGCGGTTGGCCATAGTGGCTGCCTGCAAGCGCAGCTGGCCTGTTTTGGAAATTACTTGAGATTCGCCCCAATATCTGCTTTAAGGCGCAGCCTGACCCCAGTATTCCCCTTCAGGTTCGATTTCTTTCGGCGCCTCAGGCAGTGCAGACCTTTCGTAGCTGAGCTGGTTCTCGCTGAATTTAAGCTCTGTGCACTGCAAAAACATTATCCTGTTTTCAGGCGGATTGGCCTGATAGCTTATGCTGTAATCTCGGTACGGCTCGGTATGATAAAAAGCGAGACACCTTCCGCGGCTTACTATGAAGCTTGCATGCCTTCCCTTTGTATCATCGAACAGTTTACTGCTCGGTGCAAACATAAAGCTCCCTGCATACTTCCAGTTTGAGCAGTCCTTTGAGCTCCATAGGTAAGGATCTGTACTGAGCCAGTACCTGCCTTTCCAATAGAAGGGATACGGCGCTTCCTGATAGCCGATTCTTTTCTCAGCTGCTTTGGGGTGGCCTTTGCCAACAGGCAGGAGGCTGTCCTTGTGCATCAAGAATTTCTTCTTGCGGTTGTTTATATCGCCTCCTGCAAGGCCTTTTTTCTCCCAGTTCAGAAGGTCCTCTGATTCGGCGCGGAATATGCCGGAACGCTTTTTCCCGCTCTCGGGCTTATACATATTGCGATAATACATAATCCATTTGTCGCCCTTCTTGAGAAGACCTGCATCAATTGCACCATCATCCTGCAAAACCCAGTCAACAGAAGCAGACTTCCAGCCGTTTAACAGATCATCCGCGGGAGCTATGTAATGCTTTATGCCTGATTTACCGCTGCCCCAAAATCCTTCCGTCCCTTCTTTATAGGTAACGAACATATGATACTTATCGCCGTCTTTAATTATCGCAGGAGCCCAGCAGGTGTAGGGGGCATTTTTTGTCCCGCCTTTGCCGTCGAGCTTGCAGTACCCGAGAAACTTCCAGTGGATTAAATCATCAGAAAAGGCCACACCAAGGGGAGTTCCCCCGTTCACGTTATCCTTCAATACCCGCCGGCTGTTGTAGAATATCCACCATTGCTGTTTCTGCTCATTCCATACGATTTCAGGGTCTGCACTGCCGAAATTTCTCGTATCAACGTACAGCGGCGCTGGTATTTTGGCTGCTGATAATATGCCCGCAAAAAGCAAAAGAACGCAAAAAGCTTCTTTGAGTCTCATAAAATATCCTTCTTAAAAAAACTAATTTTCCAAAGTAGATATCCTAAGACCCGACTTTTTACAACTTTTCTTCCAACATTATATTTCGACGCCTCTGTCCTTGAGCTCTTTGGATTTCTTTATTGAGCAGTTTTCGCAGCGGAATTCCGGGGCTGCCTCAGATTTGTTGTAATTTTTAGCCTTAACCAGCCGATAGCCTCGGGAAATTTTTCCGCAGTCTGCACATTTAATATTTTCCTCCACCTGCCACGATGCGGCAAGCTTGCGTGACTGGAAAATAAATTTATCCACCCAGAAAAAAATCAGCCCGCCGATTAAATTCGATATTATCGTTGCAACAACAGTTCCTGTCGAAGCAAGAAAATAAAGGCAGCCGGCCAGAAGAGGCGAGGATAGCTGCCAGCGCAATAGATACAGAAAATAACGTTTAAAATTTACTTCAATTTTCATCAATTGCTCCTTTCCTTTTCAAGCGGACAAATAATCCCGCTTTCCTTATATAATAATTGGGAATTTGCTTAGAATCAGAAGGAGCGATTGTAAGGGATTATAAGCTTATTGCAAGCTCAACCAGAGGATTTCAAATTATCCTGACAGTTCTTCTAAAGTTCGATTGTTTCTTGGAGGGGAATATCCCTGATTAGAATTGTTAATAAGGCTCTCTGCCGGTTATTGAGGAGTAAATCTGCTCTTTGATCTTATTATTGTAGTGTTTAACGATTATCTGCGATCTAAAAAGCTGATGCAGCTCGAAGGTTAGTATCCCAGCAACGAAGAGAGTACCAAGAATCTGCTCACCCAAAACAAACATAATTATTCCCGCTGTAGATATCGCTATATTAAGCAGGCCAAGCATCCATTTACCGAGGTAGAAGTGGTGCAGGCCGGCAATTATGATATAATTCAAAACAGCGTAGGTATCGGGGTCTTTTATCTTGCTGTTTGCCCTTTTGTAGAATTCAAACCGCTTATCGCTGCTAAGCTCGCCAACCCTTTTCCGCAGCGTCTTATCCCTCTGGAGCACTTCTTCCTGTTTGAGAATCCACATAAATCTCAGCCCCGCATTCACCTTCCGAGCGTGATAATTATCGCCTCACGCGTCCAGAAGAGCAGGAATCGCTTCGCTTCAACAATCTGAAACACCACCTGCCAGCCTTCTGCCGCCTCCATATTCAGCCTTGCTTCCATCTTGTCTGTAGGGATTCCTGATGCCCCTAAAAAGATAGTACCTACACCGCTCTCAACAACTGTAATAACCTTATACTCATTGTAAGCCATTTTCTGTTCCTTAATCATTTATACGACCTATAAGTAATAAAACTAATAAGACAAATAACTTCCCAAAGCATTCCTTTGCATTTGTGTCTTATACGTCTTACCGGCAATTATATCATATTTCTTCAGAAATCAAAAAAAGCCCGATGCAGTTAAGCACCGAGCTTTAAAATTCTTATCAGGGCACTGAATCGTTAAGGAGTCTGACGTAAAAGGCTAAGCAGCTAAAATTTCGGCATAATTGCCATACTGCTTAGTTTTTCATCCCTTAGAAAGGAGGTGATCCAGCCGCAGGTTCCCCTACGGCTACCTTGTTACGACTTAGTCCCAGTTACCGAGTTCACCGTAGGCAGCCGTCTCTCCGAAGAGTTGACAAGCCGACTTCGGGTGCTCCCGATTTCCATGACTTGACGGGCGGTGTGTACAAGGCTCAGGAACATATTCACCGCGTCATTGCTGATACGCGATTACTAGCGATTCCAACTTCATGTTCTCGAGTTGCCAGAGAACAATCCGAACTGAGGCAGACTTTGTGCGATTTGCTCAACCTCACGGCTTTGCGTCGATCTGTATCTGCCATTGTAGCACGTGTGAAGCCCTGGGCATAAAGGCCATGAGGACTTGACGTCATCCCCGCCTTCCTCCGGTTTAACACCGGCAGTCCCGTTAGAGTCCCCAGCTTAACCTGCTGGCAACTAACGGCAAGGGTTTCGCTCGTTCAAGGACTTAACCCAACATCTCACGACACGAGCTGACGACAGCCATGCAGCACCTGTGTAAGTTTCACTCTCCGAAGAGAGCAGCCAGACTCTGTTTCCAGAAAGGCATACAAACATGTCAAACCCAGGTAAGGTTCTGCGCGTTGCTTCGAATTAATCCACATGCTCCACCGCTTGTGTGAGCCCCCGTCAATTCCTTTGAGTTTTAGCCTTGCGACCGTACTCCCCAGGCGGTGCACTTAACACTTTTGCTACGCCCGTGATAATGTCAGAATTACCACGAACCAGTGCACATCGTTTACGGCATGGACTACCGGGGTATCTAATCCCGTTCGCTACCCATGCTTTCGTACCTCAGCGTCAGGTCATACCCAGCGGGCCGTTTTCACCTCTGGCGTTCCTCTTCATATCTACGCATTCCACCGC
This window of the Sedimentisphaera salicampi genome carries:
- a CDS encoding NUDIX hydrolase; this encodes MNWLEIVKELKTISQAGKKFAKDNYELQRHKDIERIAAQIGSEFTGNTTEHILDMFQSDTGYPTPKVDSRGVIIEDDKVLLVKEIEDGGWTLPGGWCENGMKPSENVVREVWEESGYQTRAEQLLAVFDRDSQGHFPPYPFNIYKLFFRCRIVGGKPEASEETSDVAWFSKDQIPPLSSQRTTEKQLKLFFDMAGSQELGTYFD
- a CDS encoding DUF7670 domain-containing protein, yielding MATNAEKFRNFLEIAARLSSVAVIILITALTADRGLRFEGMSAMAIVMFIFFPVGIVVGMVLGWTRPILGGSITIICALIYYTLYIIQNGVIPLGETFYVFPAPGGAFLLKGIADVMISNQSK
- a CDS encoding ASKHA domain-containing protein, which encodes MEDSLIQVKFLNHKHSVHINRGETVLDAAKKAGVYINSPCGGMGLCGKCRVLIKSGQTRITAEERKFLSPEELEKGFRLACKAVPEGDLAVQAEEKKTESKILSTGVLNGELKFQPALGVKDVKIPKLELGCEKSYSGLLEEKLPGASYDLSILRELADITASGEDSFRAVMVGSQILTLKRGQASQSLFAVCFDIGTTTIAGELVNLSTGESVDSVSAGNEQGGYGADVLSRINYSSQSSENLKDISDVIVSQIDELISRLCVRSGIEPETVYSLFVAGNTTMLQLFAGINCSNLGKIPFINVLGRGTLLKAKEVGLKNLFPEGDVYLMPVIGGFLGGDTTACIAAANLNSEKQKLQLLVDIGTNGEIVLNNYGEITAASTAAGPALEGAKISCGMRADTGAVDECSLDGGDINCGCIGSGEPEGICGSGLIDAIACMLEAGVINMMGHFTDKPESFPDGIQSRIQKKNGEMEFVLSDSGSKHVSITQRDIREFQLAAGAIRAGINILLKRRGLKFSQLDEVLLAGGFGAFLNVENACRAGLLPCESTGCVSRISSIGNAALAGVKRVLLDSSAKEKLEIDCREIKHVELSVDTDFQMEFSEAMLFPQIS
- a CDS encoding family 43 glycosylhydrolase, giving the protein MRLKEAFCVLLLFAGILSAAKIPAPLYVDTRNFGSADPEIVWNEQKQQWWIFYNSRRVLKDNVNGGTPLGVAFSDDLIHWKFLGYCKLDGKGGTKNAPYTCWAPAIIKDGDKYHMFVTYKEGTEGFWGSGKSGIKHYIAPADDLLNGWKSASVDWVLQDDGAIDAGLLKKGDKWIMYYRNMYKPESGKKRSGIFRAESEDLLNWEKKGLAGGDINNRKKKFLMHKDSLLPVGKGHPKAAEKRIGYQEAPYPFYWKGRYWLSTDPYLWSSKDCSNWKYAGSFMFAPSSKLFDDTKGRHASFIVSRGRCLAFYHTEPYRDYSISYQANPPENRIMFLQCTELKFSENQLSYERSALPEAPKEIEPEGEYWGQAAP
- a CDS encoding DUF4177 domain-containing protein; the protein is MAYNEYKVITVVESGVGTIFLGASGIPTDKMEARLNMEAAEGWQVVFQIVEAKRFLLFWTREAIIITLGR